In a single window of the Chitinivorax sp. B genome:
- a CDS encoding ImmA/IrrE family metallo-endopeptidase translates to MHEITSFQPDWASPPGATINDMLEERGLSVADLARGLGQTLPQTHRLMAGREEITREVAARLSSYLGVSPGFWFSREAQYREALRRLAENEKWLKKLPFKDMVKYGWLEAAGDISDKIASCLRYFGVATVEDWYQRYEGSARLAAFRTTATFESDEGAVLAWLRKGEIEASRITSTAWNKERFQEALQEVRTLTREKQPANFLPKLQKLCASCGVAVVIARAPSGCRASGATRLLPTGTALLMLSVRYLSDDHFWFTFFHEAGHLILHDGKELFLEGGKLCSGKDEDEANEFSSNTLVPPRYQAEMKALPSDAKAIMRFAKKIGISPGIVVGQLQYLEIIPHHLFNNLRVRYTWDDD, encoded by the coding sequence ATGCATGAGATCACCAGCTTCCAGCCAGACTGGGCCTCTCCTCCTGGTGCAACCATCAATGACATGCTCGAAGAACGTGGTTTGTCTGTTGCTGACCTAGCACGCGGCTTGGGCCAAACTCTTCCTCAGACTCATAGGCTGATGGCGGGCAGGGAAGAGATTACGCGTGAGGTCGCAGCTCGACTCTCGTCGTATCTCGGCGTCTCTCCAGGCTTCTGGTTTTCTCGAGAGGCTCAGTATCGCGAGGCATTAAGGCGCTTGGCAGAGAACGAGAAATGGCTGAAAAAGCTGCCATTCAAAGATATGGTCAAGTACGGTTGGTTGGAGGCCGCGGGTGATATCTCTGACAAGATCGCTTCGTGCTTACGTTATTTTGGTGTTGCTACTGTTGAAGACTGGTATCAGCGCTATGAAGGTAGCGCCCGGCTCGCCGCGTTCCGAACTACAGCAACTTTCGAGTCGGATGAAGGTGCTGTGCTGGCATGGTTGCGTAAGGGCGAAATCGAAGCCAGCAGGATCACCTCCACGGCCTGGAACAAGGAGCGTTTCCAGGAAGCACTGCAGGAGGTCCGCACCTTAACTCGCGAGAAGCAGCCCGCCAACTTCCTACCAAAGCTTCAGAAGCTGTGCGCTAGCTGCGGCGTTGCCGTAGTGATTGCTCGGGCTCCTTCGGGCTGTAGAGCAAGCGGAGCAACTCGTCTTCTACCAACAGGTACCGCGCTTTTGATGCTGAGCGTCAGATATCTTTCTGACGATCATTTCTGGTTTACCTTCTTCCATGAGGCAGGGCATTTGATCCTGCACGACGGTAAGGAGCTGTTCCTAGAAGGTGGAAAGCTCTGTTCCGGTAAGGACGAGGATGAAGCAAACGAATTCTCGAGCAACACGCTCGTCCCGCCCCGATATCAAGCCGAGATGAAAGCCCTGCCTTCAGATGCAAAGGCAATAATGCGCTTCGCTAAAAAGATTGGCATCTCGCCTGGTATTGTCGTAGGCCAACTACAGTACCTGGAAATTATTCCTCATCACCTATTTAATAACTTGCGGGTACGATACACCTGGGACGACGATTAG
- a CDS encoding DUF4031 domain-containing protein translates to MAVYIDNVKIEWRGRRWCHMVADSIDELHEFAKRLGLQRAWFQHEASYPHYDVTVETRARALRMGASPGDRSQIMTCAYKLKAELAQPKAPQFEQLALFR, encoded by the coding sequence GTGGCGGTCTACATCGACAACGTGAAGATTGAGTGGCGCGGGCGTAGATGGTGCCATATGGTGGCGGACTCCATCGACGAACTGCACGAGTTTGCAAAGCGACTAGGCTTACAGCGAGCATGGTTTCAACACGAGGCATCCTATCCCCACTACGACGTTACGGTGGAAACCCGTGCGCGAGCATTGCGAATGGGGGCTTCACCGGGAGATCGCTCCCAGATCATGACGTGTGCGTATAAGTTAAAGGCCGAACTAGCTCAACCAAAGGCACCCCAGTTCGAGCAGCTTGCCCTGTTCCGATGA
- a CDS encoding helix-turn-helix domain-containing protein: MAEKFKSDTEIFALAVTLKTRREELGLTLELLGKFTGIDCGQLSRFETGQFKTKSQNLQIVCKFLQLTGWLHQAPEPSHELGDRLEQFARRSPAHHAAVEELLRALEKLP; encoded by the coding sequence ATGGCCGAGAAATTCAAGTCCGATACAGAGATATTCGCCCTTGCCGTGACCCTAAAGACGCGGCGAGAAGAGCTCGGCTTAACACTTGAATTACTTGGAAAATTTACAGGAATAGACTGCGGGCAGTTGTCACGGTTTGAGACGGGGCAGTTCAAGACCAAGTCTCAAAATTTGCAAATTGTTTGCAAATTTTTGCAGTTGACAGGCTGGCTGCATCAAGCCCCTGAACCGAGCCATGAGCTAGGCGATCGCCTGGAGCAGTTCGCGCGCCGTTCACCTGCGCATCATGCGGCAGTTGAAGAGTTATTGCGTGCACTGGAGAAGCTACCTTAG